The DNA region GGGTCCCGTACGAAGGGTCCCGTACGAAGGGTCCCGTACGAACGGCCGAGGACGGCGGGACCCGGCACGGCGGTCCCAGGGCGAAAGGCCCAGGTCTCACGCCCGTTACGCATCGCGCCGACCGTGCCTAGCGTCGGAGCCATGGACACCCATGCGACCGGCGGCGGAACCCTCGACGAGGCACTGGAGCGCCTGCACCACAGCGGCCCGGAACGCGACGGCTGGCTCAGCAACCACGCACCGATGGCAGTGGAGGCACTCGTACGGCACGGCCACGCCCCGCACGTACACCGATGGCTCGACGGCTACCGGGACAAGCTGGAGGAGATGCCCGCCCCCTCGTCGCCCGTGACCGACGACGACTGGCGGGAGGCACTGGGCGATCCGCGCCGACTGGCCGACTGGATCGGCCACTTCACCAGGGCGCTCGACACCCGGCCCTGGCGCGAGGTGCTGGCCGAGTGGTGGCCACGGCTGCTTCCGGGGATCAGCGCCGCGGCGACGCACGGTGTGATCCGCGTGGGCCACGCCGTACGCACGCTGCTGGACGACGAGCAGCGCGCGGCGGCAGAACCGGTCGGACGTCCGTCCGGCGGCGGCAGATCCGCTGGGCCTTCGTCCCCTGGCCCTGGGCCTGGCCCTGCGCCGGCTTCGCCGAGGGTCGCGGAGCTGGCCCATGCGCTCGGCTACTGGGCCGCACGCCACTCGGTGCTGCCCCGCCTCCGCACCCTGCCGGCGGAGGACTCCTACGACGCGGGCCTCGCGGCCGTGCCCCGCATCGGCGACCAGAGCGGCGGCATCCGCGAGCGGCTGGCCCGCATCACCGCGCTCCCGGCCCGTACGGAGTTGCGTACGGGTACGGGGACGCGTACTGGGACGCGTACGGGGCCGGAAGACGCGGAGGACGCGTCACCCCAACCGGCGGAGGCACAAAGGGCGTTGACGGAGCTGGTGCGTGCTGCCACCCGCCGTTACGCCACGCACGCACATGGCTCGCCCGTGATGCTCGTCCATTCCGCGACCGCGCCGAACGCCGTACTGCGTACGCTGCCCGCGCTGCCGGAGAGGCTGTGGCTGCCGAGTCTCGACGCGGCATGGTCCGCGGCCACGGCGGTCACGGCCGCCTACACCCCGGCGGCGGCCGCTCCCCGCCGGCGGCGGCCCCCTCCCGGCTCACTGCCGAGGAGATCTTCGAGCGGGCCGCGGCACACGGCGACGAACACGTCATCAAGCTCGCGGACACGGCCCTGGACGTGGCGGCCAGGGATCGCTCCGAGGATGCGGCCGGGGACGTTGCGGCATCGCATGAGGCACACGCACGCGGTCGCGATGACGGCGCCGTGCCCGCCTTCGCCGCCGCCCTGCGCGCCGTCGAACTGATCGACCCGTCCGGCTGAGCGGACCAGGCGACGCGGACCGGGCACCTCGGGTCGGGCACCTCGGGTCGGGCAGCGCGGATCGGGCACCTCGGATCGGGCCGCGCGGGCCGGGCGACATCGCCGCACGACGGCCGGGTTCGCAGTAGGCCGAGGTAACGCAGTCGTCCGGGTCCGCAGTCGTCCGGATGCACGGCGGCCGGGGTCACAACTGCGCTGCGAACACCCCGTACGCCCGCTCGTCGAAGAGCACGAACCGCACCTCGTCGAAGCCGCCGTCCGCCGTCTCCTCGCGCACGACGCCGACGGCGGTACGCGCCCCGTCCTCCAGCGGCCAGCCGTACACACCGGTCGAGACCGCCGGAAACGCGACTGTGCGGGCGCCCAACTCACGGGCGACGCGCAGCGATTCGCGATAGCAGGAGGCCAGCAGCTCCGAGCGGTCCTCGCTCTTCGACCAGACGGGCCCGACGGTGTGGATCACCCAGCGGGCCGCCAGCCGCCCCGCGGTCGTGGCCACGGCCTGACCGGTGGGAAGGCCGTCCGGATAACGGGAGGAGCGCAGCTCGCGGCATTCGGCGAGGATGCCGGGCCCGCCCGCGCGATGGATCGCGCCGTCCACTCCCCCGCCGCCCAGCAGCGAGGAGTTGGCGGCGTTGACCACCGCGTCGACGTCCTGTTCGGTGATGTCGCCCCGCACGATCGTGATGCCGGCGCTCGTCGGATTCGGCATACGGGTCATCCTCGCACCGGGCGGCTGCCATTGTGCGTACCTGTGGCGCCCTGCGCGCACCCTGGCAGCCACCATGGCCGTGGGATAGCTTGCGTCACCAGCCGTGCCCAGCCGTGCCCTCGATCCGCCCGTCTCCGGAAGGACGCCAGCCGATGTCCAGCGCCCCCTCCCGTCGTTCGATCTTCCTCGGCGGCACGGCTGCCGCCCTCGGCGCGCCCCTGCTCACCGCCAGCAGCGCCTCCGCCGCCGCTCCGGGCCGCGCGTCCGCCGCCCGCAGCCGGGTCACGACGGGTGCCGAGGCAGCCGCCGCCACGGGCTGGGAGCTGCTGCGCGGCCGCAAGGTCGGCGTGGTCAGCAACCCCACGGGCGTGCTGCGCGACACCAGCCACGTCGTGGACTCCATGGCCGCGCACAAGGAGCTGAACATCGTCGGGGTCTTCGGCCCCGAGCACGGCTTCCGCGGCAGCGCCCAAGCAGGCGAGTCCGAGCCGGAGTTCGAGGACCCGCGCACCGGTCTGACGGTCTACGACGCCTACGGCGCGGACGCGGCGAAGATGGCGACGCTGTTCCGCAAGGCGGGCGCGGACACCGTCGTCTTCGACATCCAGGACGTGGGGGTGCGCTTCTACACCTACATCTGGACGATGTACCAGGCGATGGTCGCCGCCCGCGACATCGGTGCCGCCTTCATCGTGCTGGACCGGCCCAACCCCATCGGGCGGCGGGCCGACGGTCCGATGATGACGAAGGACTTCACCTCGGGCGTCGGGCTGAAGCCGATCATCCAGCAGCACGGCCTGACGGTCGGCGAGCTCGCCCGCTACTTCAACGGCGAGCTGCTGCCCGGCGAGGGCAAGGGCGGCAAGGTGGACCTCGACGTCGTACGCGTACGCGGCTGGGACCCCTCGGCGCCCGCGCAGGAGACGGGACTGCCGTGGGTGCCGCCGTCGCCGAACATGCCGTTCCCGGACACCGCGACCGTCTACGCGGGCACCGGCTACTTCGAGGGCACCAACCTCTCCGAGGGCCGCGGCACCACACGCCCCTTCGAGCTGATCGGCGCCCCCTACCTGGACTACCGCTACAGCGACCGGCTCAACTCCCGTGATCTGCCCGGCGTCCGCTTCCGCGAGGGCTACTTCGTGCCCACCTTCAGCAAGCACGAGGGCAAGACCTGCGCGGGCGTCCAGCTCCACGTCACCGACCCGCGCCGCTACCGGCCCATCGCGACGGCCGTCGCGATGCTGGCCGAGGCGGCACGCTACGACGACTTCGCCTGGCGCAAGGACGACGACCCGCGCCCGTACTGGATCGACAAGCTCTCCGGTTCGACGCGGCTGCGGAAGATGCTCGACGCGGGCGACGACGTCGGCGACATCACCGCCGCCTGGGAGGACGAGGTCCGCGCCTTCGACCGCACGCGCAGGCAGCACTTCCTCTACCGCTGAACCGCCGGCGCCGCCGGGCGCTTACGCGGTCTGCCGCGTCCGGCTGCCCGGACACGGGCCCCGGGGTCCGCCGGGGCCCGGCGTCGCCGGGCCGGGTCCGCGGTCGTCGCACGGGACCGCGGTCGTCCGCCGGCGGCCGAGGTCTTCCGCCGCGCTCACCAACTCACGTGCAGCGGCTCGCCCTCCGCATAGCCGGCGGCGCTCTGCACACCCACCACGGCCTTCTCCGCGAACTCCTCCAAGGTCGCCGCCCCGGCGTAGGTGCACGAGGAGCGCAGGCCCGCGATGATCGCGTCGATCACGTCCTCGACGCCGGGCCGCGCCGGGTCGACGAACATCCGCGCGGTGGAGATGCCTTCCTCGAACAGGGCCTTGCGGGCGCGGGCGTAGGCGGACTCCTCGCTGGTGCGGTTGCGTACGGCGCGGGCGGAGGCCATGCCGTAGGACTCCTTGTAGGCCCGCCCCTCCGCGGTCTGCTGAAGGTCGCCTGGCGACTCGTACGTACCGGCGAACCAGGAGCCGATCATGACGTTGGACGCGCCCGCCGCCAGCGCCATCGCGACGTCGCGGGGGTGCCGCACTCCGCCGTCCGCCCATACGTGCTTGCCGAACTTCCTTGCCTCCGCGGCGCATTCGAGCACGGCGGAGAACTGGGGGCGCCCGACGCCGGTCATCATCCGCGTCGTGCACATCGCGCCCGGCCCGACGCCGACCTTGACGATGTCCGCCCCTGCCTCGATGAGATCGCGTACGCCCTCGGCGGCTACGACGTTGCCCGCGACGACCGGCACCTGTGGCGAGAGGGCCCGCACGGCGCGCAGTGCCTCGGCCATGCGCTCCTGGTGGCCGTGCGCGGTGTCCACGACGAGGGTGTCGACGCCCGCCTCCAGCAGGGCGCGGGCCTTGCCCGCCACGTCGCCGTTGATGCCGACGGCGGCGGCGACGCGCAGCCGTCCCGCCGCGTCCGTCGCCGGTGTGTAGAGGGTGGCGCGCAGCGCGCCCTTGCGGGTCAGGATGCCCACGAGGCGGCCGTCGGCGTCGACGGCGGGCGCGAGCTTGCGGTGCGCGCTGTCGAGCTGGTCGAAGGCCTCGCTGGGGTCGACGTCGGCCTTGAGCACCAGCAGGTCCCGGGACATGACCTCCGAGAGCTGGGTGAAGCGGTCGACGCCGGTCAGGTCGGACTCCGTGACGACGCCCACGGGCCGCCCCTCCTGGACCACGATTCCCGCGCCGTGCGCACGCTTGGGCAGCAGCGACAGCGCGTCGGCGGCCGTCTGGTGCGGCGCGAGCGTGATCGGGGTGTCCAGCACCAGATGGCGGCGCTTGACCCACGCGGTGACCTCGGTGACCACGTCGATCGGGATGTCCTGCGGGATGACGACGAGGCCGCCGCGGCGGGCGACCGTCTCCGCCATGCGCCGCCCGGCGACGGCGGTCATGTTGGCTACGACGAGCGGGATCGTGGTGCCGCTGCCGTCGGGGGACGCCAGGTCCACTCCCTGACGTGAACCGACCGCGGAGCGGCCGGGCACCATGAACACGTCGTCGTAGGTCAGGTCGTACGGGGGCTGCTGGTCGTTCAGAAATCGCATACCGGCTCTCTCACCTGCGTCGTTCGCTCCATGTGGGCCCCTCCCAGCGGTAGCCGGGGGCGGGCGGGGAGTGAGTGCCGGAGGCGCAGCGTCCGGGCTGTGGCTCCTCCTCCATCATCGCCGACCGTGCGCGGGAGCGGCGAACCGGGCCCCGGGCCGCGGCGGCACGGGCCCCATGCGGGAGGCCCGGTCGCCCCCGCCGCGGGTCTTCACACCGCGGTTGCCAGTCCGCGGGGGCCGCATCTAGTGTCCGCTCGGACTCATGCATCCATCCATGCCGGGGGGCAACAGGTGGGTAAGGCTCTCCCTACGTCCCAGCGCGCGTACCGGTACGCCAAGGAACGGATACTGGACGGCATCCTCGCCGGGGGCGATCT from Streptomyces marispadix includes:
- a CDS encoding exo-beta-N-acetylmuramidase NamZ family protein, coding for MSSAPSRRSIFLGGTAAALGAPLLTASSASAAAPGRASAARSRVTTGAEAAAATGWELLRGRKVGVVSNPTGVLRDTSHVVDSMAAHKELNIVGVFGPEHGFRGSAQAGESEPEFEDPRTGLTVYDAYGADAAKMATLFRKAGADTVVFDIQDVGVRFYTYIWTMYQAMVAARDIGAAFIVLDRPNPIGRRADGPMMTKDFTSGVGLKPIIQQHGLTVGELARYFNGELLPGEGKGGKVDLDVVRVRGWDPSAPAQETGLPWVPPSPNMPFPDTATVYAGTGYFEGTNLSEGRGTTRPFELIGAPYLDYRYSDRLNSRDLPGVRFREGYFVPTFSKHEGKTCAGVQLHVTDPRRYRPIATAVAMLAEAARYDDFAWRKDDDPRPYWIDKLSGSTRLRKMLDAGDDVGDITAAWEDEVRAFDRTRRQHFLYR
- a CDS encoding GuaB1 family IMP dehydrogenase-related protein; the protein is MRFLNDQQPPYDLTYDDVFMVPGRSAVGSRQGVDLASPDGSGTTIPLVVANMTAVAGRRMAETVARRGGLVVIPQDIPIDVVTEVTAWVKRRHLVLDTPITLAPHQTAADALSLLPKRAHGAGIVVQEGRPVGVVTESDLTGVDRFTQLSEVMSRDLLVLKADVDPSEAFDQLDSAHRKLAPAVDADGRLVGILTRKGALRATLYTPATDAAGRLRVAAAVGINGDVAGKARALLEAGVDTLVVDTAHGHQERMAEALRAVRALSPQVPVVAGNVVAAEGVRDLIEAGADIVKVGVGPGAMCTTRMMTGVGRPQFSAVLECAAEARKFGKHVWADGGVRHPRDVAMALAAGASNVMIGSWFAGTYESPGDLQQTAEGRAYKESYGMASARAVRNRTSEESAYARARKALFEEGISTARMFVDPARPGVEDVIDAIIAGLRSSCTYAGAATLEEFAEKAVVGVQSAAGYAEGEPLHVSW
- a CDS encoding O-acetyl-ADP-ribose deacetylase, whose amino-acid sequence is MPNPTSAGITIVRGDITEQDVDAVVNAANSSLLGGGGVDGAIHRAGGPGILAECRELRSSRYPDGLPTGQAVATTAGRLAARWVIHTVGPVWSKSEDRSELLASCYRESLRVARELGARTVAFPAVSTGVYGWPLEDGARTAVGVVREETADGGFDEVRFVLFDERAYGVFAAQL